Within the Phaseolus vulgaris cultivar G19833 chromosome 9, P. vulgaris v2.0, whole genome shotgun sequence genome, the region ataatcaattccctccctctgagcaaagcctttagcaaccaaccttgccttgtagcgaacatcttttttattaggaaatccttctttctttgcaaatacccatttgcacccaattgccttcttaccttttggtaattgtgccagcttccacgttttgttcttcttcaaagactgcatctcctcttccatcgcacctgcccaattaccactctctgaactcagaatggcttctgggtaagtggatggaatgtcatcaacaactagaagtgcataggcaaccatatccatgaaacgagcaggcttctgaatatctcgtctttgtcttctaactgcaattggcacTGATTGCTGtagagattcttgggtaggaaccgcttcctcatctgactcttcttctgccataggagagtcacttgtggtatttcgtgttgagatcaccactgtcggctcaaactccacctgcttccgggcacactccacctgttgtggagtactatcagctccttctggatttaccttctttaacatggcagattcatcaaaggtaacatctctgctgataatcgtcttctttgcctctagacaccacaaacggtatcccttcactccaggactaaagcccatgaaaagagccttctttgcccgtggatccaactttgattcaatcacatgataatatgcaatagaaccaaaaacatgcaaagaatcataatcagttgcaggttttccagaccatacctctaacagGGTTTTGCCATTTATAgtagatgatggcaaacgattgacgagatgttgagcgtatgtcacagcctcagcccaaaactctctgcctaactcagcattagacaacatacgacaaactttctccacaagtgtcttgttcatatgCTCTGAAACcccattctgttgtggtgtttttctaacagtgaagtgtcgaactatgccacaatcttggcataccttcaggaacggatcactcttgtattctcctccattgtctgttcggagaaccttaatcttccttcctgtctgattttcaacttgagctttccacttaaggaaaatttcaagcacatcatttttgtttttcatagtaaacacccaaactctcctggaaatatcatcaacaaaagtgacaaaataatgcctacctccgattgacaGAGTCTTGGCaagtccccacacatctgaatgcacataatccagaatacccttggtattgtgaattgcagtgccaaacttcactcttcgttgttttcccagaacacaatgctcacaaaattcaagtttgcaagccttcgtacctttcaacaatccctgcttggtaagaatttgcaaggatttctctccagcatgtcccaacctcatatgccacaacttcatTGCCTCAAcatccttcttagagctagaagttgttgtcactactgtccccaccactgtactaccttggtagtaatacaaattgttcttcatcacgcctttcaacatcaccaatgctcctgaagttgctttaagaattccatctcgcatcgtcacaactaggcctttagattctaaagcccccaatgagataagattcttcttcaactttggcacataccgtacatcccgcaaaattatggtggatccatcatgattccgcaacttgattgaacctatcccagctgtcttacatggattatcattacccatgtaaacaatcCCGCCATCacgttcttgaaattcaaagaaccattcccgaatgggacacatatgataggtacaacctgaatccaatatccactcatttggatacgatgatgctgaaagcaagacaattaaagagatatctgattccacatcacttttgcattctgcaacatttgcatcttgcggaaccttccctttcttctgcagttttggacaatctttctcctctacctcttttggtttctctccttcaatagcaatatcaagaccctgctgaaaaagagagtccaagatcTCTCCTTTCCACATGCCAAAatgtccagtgccatcaaatatttccatCGCCAATTTCAAGGTGGACATgggaacctcgaccatgatgacgaggagcccgacactctagatacatccttcgcttcttcttcttgatttgccattacaaactcaaaatataatattcaatattacaaataatttcaaacaacccaagggcgaaccttcggctcttgataccacttgttggaaaaaacgggtaattttcccactaaaacagaaccctaacagagctacccgacaaataatattgaataaataaagcggaataataaaagagataaagagaaaaaactagaaaattgttaacggagttcggccaatttagcctaatctctgagcacagcaaaaacagttcacttttattattatggaagaagatattacaaattgggatatataacagtgaagaaggagagtttaatttataactctcaaacctccttcccaaacaatgaacccaccgatgtgggacttgggattaagccaaaatcaacaggCAAGCGTAATGACGTCGGAAGAAAGGAAGGTGAAGGTTGAGAAGTTTGATGACAAAGACTTTGCATGTTGGAAGCTCCATATGAAGGACCTTTTGTATCAAAATAAGTTGTATCATCCCTTAACTAGGCATAAGCTAAACGAGCAGTTAGATTGGGAGTTTCTAAGTCAGTACACGCTCAGTATTATTCTATTCACATTGGTCAAGAATGTTACATTCAATGTTTTGAACAAGAAGACAACTCTAGTGTTATCAAATATGTACACAAAATCATCTACAACCAACAAAGTGTATTTGATACGTAGGCTAGTAAATCTCATAATGACCATAGGTAATTTGATTACTAATCACGTTAATGAATTTAACACAATTATTGTCCAACTGTCATTGGTGTAGATCAATTTTGATGATGAGGTTGAAGCTTGATGGCATTTGACTTGATCTTAAACGAAGATGTTCACATGAGAGTTTTGATTCTAGCTCAATGTTGAGTATTGAAGATAGAGAAAGAAGTAGCAGAAAAGTCAAAATCATGGTCGAAACATATCAAAATCTAGAGGGAGAACACAGATAAAAGTTTTGAAGGATATTAGTTGTTGGAATTGTCAAAACAAAGGATCATTTTGCCAATCAATGTAAGATTTCAAAAAAGAAAAGCAACAAAAATAAGAAGCAAATTAATTATGAATCAACAAATGCAACAACTTATCAAATTGTAGATACATTAACTTGTAGTTTAGATAAGCTTGTCCACTCATGTGTTATGAACTCACGTGCGTATTTTCACACTACACCTTCCTTAGAACTATTATCTAACTATGTTTACGGAAAGTTTGACAATACTATTTTGCATTTTGAGACATACCCAtaacttaaaagaaaaatttaatacCTATAGGACAATTTGATTATGAGGAgcattacataaaaataaagtaCTTTGTCAAACCACATTAACTTCTTCTATTATTTTCTCTCTCAATTTTTCTATTACTTTGATCCTAATAATTAGTATGATGATTGAGGTCACGAATTTCATTCCTAATTATTGAGGGAGATATTGTTACAAGttgtataataaatttaaaaaataaaacatgcaaaaaaaaatctctttatatattgttataaataCAAACAAACTTTTAAACTATATAGCGTGATATTTATTTCATggtaataacattaaaattgtatgaaatatataataaaaaataaaactattatattCTTTAATTAGAATCATGTGCATATAATAACTAGATGAAAAGATTTATGATTTGGTGTTTCACAAGAGGGATGAGATGAGAGCATAGGAGTCACTCCTTTCCCTACAACTCATCTTCTCTATCTTCATTTTCTCCACACATTCCATTCTCTGCACTCAAAATCAACCAATCCCTCATTCTCATCCTTATGCCAAAACTTCAAACTCTAAACCCTCAAAACTCTTCTTCTCTTGCCATTGCACTTGCTGCTGCCAATGGAGGGTACCCTCTTCCCCAATCGCCCAGTTTTACCTGCTCCTGCACCTGCACCAAAATCAACCCAGCAACCTTCAAAATTCAAGCCAACTTTTTTACCTCCACAATCTCCACCACCACCTCCTCCTTCTTTCCAATTGGATTCCCTTCTCCAACATCTTCAGCATCTCTCTTCAGTTCCCATCACCACTCCCACGCTCACCCTTGTGCCTCTTTCTGAGGATAACAGCATCCATTTTAACAACTCCCTTCATTCAAAGCACCCCTCTTTAGCTTCTGGCCCCGTAGTTGACCAGGACCGGGTTCATGATGCAAAGTTTGGATTTTTATCCGACAAGGGTAAGTTGCTGCTCAATTCAATTGTTGGGTCACCTTTGCATGAATTGAATGGTTTTTTCAACTCTGTTGAGTTTGAATTGCTTGAGGTTGATTTTCTCAGCCTGTTGAAAGCTTTGGACCTTTCTGGAAACTGGGAGAGGGCTCTTTTGCTGTTTGAATGGGGTTGGTTGCATTTTGGGAGTGAGCAAAATTTGAGGTTGGACAATCAGGTTGTTGAATTGATGATTCGGATATTGGGGCGAGAGTCACAGCATACTATTGCGTCCAAGTTGTTTGATTTAATTCCTGTTGAGCAATACTCACTTGATGTCCGGGCTTACACCACTGTTCTTCATGCTTATGCTCGCACTGGCAAGCATAAACGTGCTATTGAGTTGTTTGAAAAGATGAATGAGTTCGGTCTCGGTCCAACTTTGGTCACTTACAATGTTATGCTTGATGTTTATGGCAAAATGGGTCGTTCTTGGAGTAGAATCTTGGAGTTGTTGGATGAGATGAGGAGTAAAGGGCTTGAGTTTGATGAGTTTACCTGCAGCACTGTGATTTCTGCTTGTGGGAGAGAGGGTATGCTAGATGAAGCTAGGAAGTTTTTCGCTGAATTGAAATTGAAGGGCTATAAACCAGGAACTGTTACGTATAATTCTATGCTGCaggtttttggaaaggctggagTATACACTGAGGCTTTGAGCATCTTGAAAGAAATGGAGGATAATAACTGCCCTGCTGATTCTGTCACCTACAATGAGCTCGCGGCAACATATGTAAGAGCTGGGTTTCTCGACCAAGGGAAGGCTGTGATAGATACAATGACAAGCAAGGGGGTAATGCCAAATGCTATTACTTATACAACTGTAATAGATGCTTATGGTAAGGCTGGAAGGGAGGATGAGGCTTTAAGGTTGTTCAGCcagatgaaggatttgggttGTGCTCCCAATGTATACACTTACAACTCTGTTCTTGCCATGCTAGGCAAGAAGTCAAGAACAGAAGATGTTATTAAGGTTCTCTCTGAGATGAAATTGAGTGGATGTGCTCCTAATCGCGCTACATGGAACACAATGCTTGCTGTATGCAGTGAGGAGGGGAAGCACAGTTATGTTAATAGGGTCTTAAGGGAAATGAAAAACTGTGGATTTGAGCCTGACAAAGACACATTCAATACATTGATTAGTGCATATGCTCGGTGTGGATCTGAAGTTGATTCTGCAAAAATGTATGGGGAAATGATTAAAGCAGGCTTTACACCATGTGTAACAACTTATAATTCTCTTCTAAATGCCCTTGCTCGGCTAGGCAATTGGAAAGCAGCAGAATCAGTGATTATAGACATGCGGAGTAAGGGCTTCAAGCCTAATGAGACTTCATACTCACTGTTACTCCATTGTTATTCCAAGGCTGGGAATGTCAAGGGGATAGAGGCGATTGAGAAAGAAATTTATGAGGGTCATGTCTTTCCTAGTTGGATTCTTTTGAGAACCCTTGTCCTATCAAACCACAAGTGCAGACACGTTAAGGGAATGGAAAGGGCATTTGATCAATTGCAAAAGTATGGATACAAACCTGATTTGGTTGTCATTAACTCCATGCTTTCCATGTTTTCCCGGAACAAGATGTTTTCGAAAGCCCACGAAATGATGCATtttatccatgaaaatggaTTGCAGCCAAATCTTTTTACCTATAACTGCTTGATGGATTTGTATGTCCGAGAGGATGAGTGTTGGAAAGCAGAAGAAATACTCAAGGGAATTCAAAACTCTGGTCCAGAGCCAGATGCTGTGTCTTATAATACTGTTATCAAGGGGTTTTGTAGAAAAGGGCTAATGCAGGAGGCTATAAGAGTTCTCTCAGAGATGACCACTAAGGGGATTCAACCAACAGTAGTTTCATACAATACTTTCTTGTCAGGCTATGCAGGGATGCAGTTGTTTGATGAAGCAATTGAAGTCATTAGATTTATGATTGAGCACAATTGCAGGCCCAATGAACTAACTTACAAGATTGTAGTTGATGGTTATTGCAAAGCAGGGAAGCATGAGCAAGCGATGGACTTTGTCTCTAAGATTAAGGAGATTGATATCTCTTTTGATGATCGTTCTGTTAAAAGACTAGATTCTTGTATTAGGGAGAGAATGGGGTCTGTTTTGTGAACTATCCTTTTGGGCttcctttttctttaattttttatatgtatagtTAGTTCCCCTGCTATCAATTGTTGCAATTCTTTAGCATGGATCACATCTAGTCAAGTAGTTCTATAAGCTTAATAGCTTTGTCAATGCATAAAGTTATAAGTATACTAAATCTACCTACCGGGAGTAAGTCCTCTTGCTTGATTAAATAACTGCAAGTTCTAACTTTTGATGCAAGAAAGTTTTCTGAATCAGTCATATGCTTGCTGTTGTGGATTTTTTTTCCAAGAAAATTTCTTAGATTACAAGGGTGTCTTTGAGACccttttctcttttttgttcaaaaccaaaagaaatatTATTGTTCAGCTGTTAATTTCTCATTTAAAAtctaataaatttttgaaagtgGTGAATTTGAAGAATATGcaaatttggaattaaatctTGAATATAAAGAGTGTTGTTTGTGGTGATTGATGACAGATAATTAATAACCAGAGATAAGGAAATGCAAATGGAAGTCTACCATTTTTCTCTGCAAATAATgaattgattattttatattagataTTTTTATATGTGTGTGTCCATATATGTAATTGTGTTAATTGTTAATAGAAATTGTGCCTAATTAAAACCTTCTATACATAAAACAAGCATTAGACAATATAAGGTAATACACAattaatgaagaaaatattGAAACATGATTGatcttcttttaaaaaaaataatccttAAATGAGATAAGATTACTCAAATTAATCATTTGTTTGAAACATCTTTGGACACTAAAATTTTTGTACTTATGCTTATTATATTTGAATGAATATTTATAAACCCTAAATATTTGTAACATCTcttttttacatatataaattaatataccTTAACAAATAAATCTCTTATATGAAGCCTAATAAAATGGAAACATATATTCTATCATGGTCTATTTAGCCTCTTTTTGTAGAGGTTGCTTACCATTTCATTCACCACATGGGCATCAAGCATGATCAAAAACCATATTTTAAATGATCTAACCATCTACAATGCAATATCATGTCGTATACTATTAGGAAGTAGACTTTGACACAATAGACTCAACAAATACTCGTTAGGATAtgttcgaaaatgattttgataccatgttaagaagtggattttaagtttaacttaaaATCATAAAACTAGCTTATAAGGTAAGGTTTCcttccacttatatactatgaaatgttctgATATCTAGTTGATATGGAATCTCCAAcatattatttcataaattgtatttaaaattatgtatttgtacatatgaatttataaaatcatgggacaaaataaaacattgtttataagataaaatacACATTCTTAAATAAGATAACAAGTTATTAAATTATCCATATATCACATCACCATA harbors:
- the LOC137820688 gene encoding pentatricopeptide repeat-containing protein At2g18940, chloroplastic, which produces MEGTLFPNRPVLPAPAPAPKSTQQPSKFKPTFLPPQSPPPPPPSFQLDSLLQHLQHLSSVPITTPTLTLVPLSEDNSIHFNNSLHSKHPSLASGPVVDQDRVHDAKFGFLSDKGKLLLNSIVGSPLHELNGFFNSVEFELLEVDFLSLLKALDLSGNWERALLLFEWGWLHFGSEQNLRLDNQVVELMIRILGRESQHTIASKLFDLIPVEQYSLDVRAYTTVLHAYARTGKHKRAIELFEKMNEFGLGPTLVTYNVMLDVYGKMGRSWSRILELLDEMRSKGLEFDEFTCSTVISACGREGMLDEARKFFAELKLKGYKPGTVTYNSMLQVFGKAGVYTEALSILKEMEDNNCPADSVTYNELAATYVRAGFLDQGKAVIDTMTSKGVMPNAITYTTVIDAYGKAGREDEALRLFSQMKDLGCAPNVYTYNSVLAMLGKKSRTEDVIKVLSEMKLSGCAPNRATWNTMLAVCSEEGKHSYVNRVLREMKNCGFEPDKDTFNTLISAYARCGSEVDSAKMYGEMIKAGFTPCVTTYNSLLNALARLGNWKAAESVIIDMRSKGFKPNETSYSLLLHCYSKAGNVKGIEAIEKEIYEGHVFPSWILLRTLVLSNHKCRHVKGMERAFDQLQKYGYKPDLVVINSMLSMFSRNKMFSKAHEMMHFIHENGLQPNLFTYNCLMDLYVREDECWKAEEILKGIQNSGPEPDAVSYNTVIKGFCRKGLMQEAIRVLSEMTTKGIQPTVVSYNTFLSGYAGMQLFDEAIEVIRFMIEHNCRPNELTYKIVVDGYCKAGKHEQAMDFVSKIKEIDISFDDRSVKRLDSCIRERMGSVL